ACCAGCACTCGGAAGAAGTTGTCGCGGGGAAGAATTGTGTTGAGGGTTCCCATCCTCTCGTCCACCGCCAAACCCTAAAGAAAAGAGACGTTCTCtctctgctcctcctccttgttGTTGGGCTCAGGTTTTGTGTTTGGGTTCTTGAAATGGGGTTGAGAGATATTGGGGCGACGCTGCCACCTGGGTTCAGATTTTATCCCAGTGATGAAGAGCTGGTGTGCCATTATCTGTACAGAAAGATTGCCAATGAGGAGGTGCTGAAGGGGAGTTTGGTTGAAGTCGATTTGCACACTTGCGAGCCATGGCAACTTCCTGGTAtgtccccttcttcttcctcttcttcttcttcttcttattcttcttcttcttctctttcttctcctctctctctctctctctctctccgccttTTAGCTGCTGTTCGTGGAATGTTGtttgcctttttcctttttcatgccTGGCCATCGCAATTATTGTTCGTGCAGCAATCCAAGTCTAATGCAAGCTCAGTTTTAATGCGCTTTGAAAAATCTAAACTGTTGTTAGTGAATTTCTGTGATATTTTGAGCTGTATTAGACTCTCTCTTCTTGCTTACTTTGCATCGAGCAcgaatttttatgaaaaattaaaaaaaaaaaaaaggatagagaTTGAAGCATGAATCTCTATAGAAAGCAGTTACCCACTTGATTCCAGGTCAAATTATCAGGATAAAAGGCGTACAGTTGCGTAGtttaattgtacttttaccATAAGTTATGCGCGAAAGACACAAATATCTCGAGCAGTGACTTGTATTGTAGTGATATTCATCATTTGAGAGAAGACAAAGCACGTCACCTTTCTGATACAGTGTGCTCAGCCTCTAGAAGTGcatcatagagagagagagagagagagagagagagagagagagagagagagagagatcattttGGAAGCAAAAGGTCTCTACACCTTGCTTTTTATCTAGAAAATTATTCAGGAAGCAACACGGTttcgccctttttttttctctttcttccaatCTCAACATATTTATAGATTGATTACTCCACTAAAGGGCTGCCTGGCATGGTTTTgccacagtttttttttttaataagattaATCGTAAGGGTTTggagtatataaaaaaatagagaggtTGTCAATTAGTAGTATCAATGATATAAGAGATCTGGATACAAAAATGAGAGATTACGAATTTTGTGGCAAAACTTGAAGTCTTAGATGCAATTTTGAGTATAACTTGAGGTGGAATTACCGAGAGAATATCTAATTCTCATAGGCTTGTCCTTTTAATGTTAAGGAACTATGTATTAATAGTAtgataacaaaaaattatttggagaACTGTAGATTTCTAGTGACCTTTCATCCTCTTTATCGAAAAGCTTAATGTACAACTAAGGATTCTAGACCAGATTCTAGAACCACCCAACGAATTATGTAACATAACGTGTGGATCTCcttattctttcaatttttaatcagTTCAGACGCgtatcaatctttcaaaaatcaaggCCGACAATGGTTGATCTATCCATATCTCTGTTCTCTCCTTAGAGGTGACAGTTTGTTACCTAGAAGCACAATCATTGACACACATAGTACACTGTGGACCACCATAAAAACGAAGGCATGGAGTCCACCATGTCTCGAGCCGTCATCTCTTTTGCCACACTTAGCACAAAGCAGATTGTTCTTtctcaaaaattcaaatgaatatAATAGTATTGGGATTCAAAAGATTCCGACACCATGATCggtaaattatttaattgaaaattttaaattattagaaaaataagtaTGTAATATACTCTTCATACACAGCGCGAGCTTTTTGCATTGTTTTTTGAACTTGACATTCTAATAttgtaaattaaaagttttagcaTTCCGTATGCACAAGGGCAATGCATTGCACTGCATACATGAGTTCAAAATAATCATGTGGAGTTTGTCAACATGGTGATAACGACGCTTTGATAATCATGGGTGATATGGTCAACTAGATTCCTCGTAGCCCACATAAATGGATTGCACAGAGCGGCAATATTGCTTCCAATTATTGTATCAACATTGACCCTTCGCTGCAATTATTAATGACAGCCGACGTATAAACCTTGCTTGTCgcaaaaagtttagggatgatTATACGGTCTTTATCATTAAAAAGTGCAGAGACTTTagtatttataaattatttagaaccacatatctaattaaaaaaacaaatgtttagGGTAATTGCCCATAATATCTGGTAGTAATTATGTACTTTCTTAGGgtttctctctatatatattttatcatgaggtctcatgtttttcttgtaaGATGCTTGAGGAGGTATTTTCAAGTTTGTAATGCAATATTaatattgtgaaattttgtgaggTTATCACTAACTGTTTTAAAACTCAAGCTATTAGACGAATGcgtaatttagtatttatttattctaaCAAACATGGTCCACCTTCCTCGTGTTATTCGTTATCAAACCGAAGAGGGAATGTTCTGCATATGTACGAAGTTGCTTCTCGCACATGGATATCATACGTTGCATGCCCTTCCCTACCGAATGTAATCATCTCAGCATCCTCACCGTCGATTATATGAAGCTGTAAAAGATTTGATTTTCCAACACGCTTTTTATGTCGGAAAGAATTTCGTTCGATGGGTATTATCGCAACTCTACATAATGTTTGCTTACGTATATATTTGTTGGGGGACGTGCAGAGGTGGCGAAGCTCAACGCGACCGAGTGGTACTTCTTCAGCTTCCGCGACCGCAAGTACGCCACCGGCTACCGGACCAACCGCGCGACGATATCAGGGTACTGGAAAGCCACGGGCAAGGACCGCGTGGTGCACGACCCGAGCACGCAGGAGGTCGTGGGGATGAGGAAGACACTGGTCTTTTACCAGAACAGGGCTCCTAATGGGATCAAGACCGGTTGGATCATGCACGAGTTTCGCTTGGAGTCCCCGCATATGCCTcccaaggtctctctctctctctctctcattcattcAATCAGCTAtcttcttgaaaaagaaaaagtaagataACAGTGAGAATTACTGTGTAAAAACGCTCGATGTCTAGGCGTTTTGGGGTTTGTAAGTTTACGTATATCATCTAACTTTTTGTCTTGGGCCTATTAGACTAGATTTAAGAAAGTGTTTCTTTACCATTCCTGAATCACGTGGAGGTTTCTAtctgaaaagggaaaaagaattgccatgaaggagattttttttctctgcAAATAACGGGTTCGTCCGCAATATAatacatgagagagagagagagagagagagagagagagagagagagagagaggcattaCTTAAAGGAAAGAACAATGATTTGTCAGTTTCCCCATAATTTCCTGAAATGGAGATGTGTCCAAGCTCATTTATCTTGAGTGTGATGATAGAACTCCCTCAAGCTTTGCATTGCTTTGGAGTCTATCCATTGCATTTTGCTGATGAATCCAGTGGCAAATGACTGGCAGGAGGATTGGGTGTTGTGTAGAGTGTTCTACAAGAGCAAGGAAGATAACGCCATCAACACGTTGCCGAGCCCACACTACACGTTCAAGGAAGCAACGGCCGCATCATCAGCTCCATCGGCGAATTTCGACACGTCCCATTATATTTCCTCCCCGAATCAAGCCTTCTCTTGTGGGATGATGACCTACCCTCAGGTTGCTTCGTTGTCCTCAACGTCGTCGTCTCTCCTCAGCCACAAGCCCCACTCCACACCGAATCTTCCGCATCAGTCCAAGGGAGCAAGCACCAAGCTCATCGATGATGGTTACGGATTCATGTGGGACATGAACTTCGGAGACAACAGTTTGGTAGGAGATGCGTTGCCCTCGAACTTGGATGACATGAGCATTGACATGGACGGTGGCTCAGTTTTCCTCTAGTTAGCAACTGCGTCTTCCAGCACATTCATGCGGTCGTGTATAGAGTCGAATGCTGTTGTACACTATGACTTTTGTGTCCGGGCGAGAATTTGGGAGTTCTTGCTTGCTTAGGTCTGTAACAAGTTAGTGTCGGATATAGGTTCTGTTTGATAGTGCTTCGGGTTACTTGTGAATTTTCGTTATGTACATAGGGATAGATGAAAGATATGTCATGGGATTTATCAGACGCAGTTCCGTATCTTTTCCAGTTCAAGTATGTGAATGACGTGATCTGTGGCTTAACTTCCTCTTAACAGATGACCGATTCTGACTTTGCTTTTGGAGAACAAGTAGCTAAGCAACTTTGCGCAATACAATGGCTAGAACATAAAGAGAAACATCGACATCTGTGAGCGTTTCCACCATAGATTGTGTAATTTTTGTGCTGAAACTCTGTTACAAAATGGCACGCTCTCTTGCAACAGAGGGGTGTGAGTATTTTACGGTGCAGTACACCTAACGAATAACTCAGCTGTTCACGAACACAAATAATCTGATCCACAGGAGAAGCGCagcctctctccccctcctaaAAGAACAGAATTGAATCTAACCAAATAATGCAAGTCAGAGGCCAGCCGAGACCAGACCGTGCAATGTGATGATGCCAATCAGTACATTCTGGTGATCGATGACGGGCAAAAACTGTACTGGTGATGGTGGAGATTCCATCTTCTCCATAGCTTCAACTGCCATTGCATCTGGGCCTATGGTTCTCGGCTTCCTGATTCAGCCAAAATAACATCAGGACCCGGTCAAGAAATTATGCACAAGTCCATGTGCTTGTGCTTGAGCGGCCCAAGAAATGTGttgaaaacactttttttccTCAGGTAGGGCCAATAAAGATTATATTGGTTGAACCCCACTCTGTACCGCAAATCCTTCAAATTCATGGATACCGCATCTCgaatagaaaatggaaaagatttattaaaaaaaaaaaaaaaccatgtatCTTACAATGGATACTTGTAAGCCCAAATTGTACTAATTACCAAATCCAAGAAAAAGTGAAGTCGTCTATCAGTTAGAGCATTCATAATCTAGATTGTTGTTCACATACCTGTTGCACATTTCACCCACTGTGAGCTTGAAGATTCCCTCTCCACTAGCCTTCAGAGTGCGTCGGAGATCCCCATCAGTAAAAGTGCCAATCAGGTGGTACTCTTCATCTATGACAAGAAGGCACCCACACCCTTTACTTGTTAGCTCCACAAGCTGATCCATTATCAAATCTCCTTCCCTACAGATGGGTAgttcattttgcttcttcaTCACATCTTTTACCTGCAGGTCACATGCAGGCAAGCCTCAAAATAATTGACTTAAATGACATCTATTGCAAACTGAAGATATGCTATTGCAGCCGTAGGTAGCAAGCAGAAAGGTAAAGTATTTGCTGGAGTTGTCATCCAGATAGCAATTTACTGCAGAAAACAATTTGGTGTGATCAAAACAGACATTTTGAATTAGTAAGAAATGGATTTGGAGGATGGCGAGAGCAGAGGGAAGGATATTCATGCAGCATTAATGATCGCCCCAGTTCTAGCAAAACAATGCACATTGCAATCATCATCAAGCATAATTTGAAATTCAGAAACAACATAGAAAAAGGAATTCAGCACCACAAGACTATTTCGACCACCAAACTACCAGTGAATGTCCATgtacaaaagacaaaaaccAGTCTACTAAATTGCAAATGTTTGGCTATCAAAATCAACCAGATCTAACTTTTCGACCAGCAGCATTCAAACATAACCTCAACAATTTGTGCAATGTCAATCATCCCAATCTATTTGCGAGTTGATCACTAATTCGAATAGACCACCATACTTCTCATTAACAGTGTTATCTAGACCCATTAGGAACACCCCCTTTATCAGTCATAGACTGGTGCCAAAGGAGAGAAACTGtgaattctcattttcttccaaattttcCATCCTATATAAGACCAAACATCAAGGATTTTTCAACCAATCCTCCATCCATAGATCTGTAGATGGGGGAACTTGTAGATATTAAATGGTGGTGCAGAGGAGCAAAATCTATGAAATACACACCAACAATGAAAAAAGCCTCAACAGCTCACATACAAGAAATCAATGTGAGACTGGTTCATATGACTCGTGCATTACCTGAACAATATAAGTTCACATTGGCAACATTGAATCctgcttttttaatttttattttcccttttctgatAAGTCTCAGCAGCATTGGATCAAACACATAAGCCACATCACAGCCATCATAAAAACGATAAGTAGAACACTAAATCATGGCAAATGCTTCACAGACAAAATCCAAGAGCATTACAAATGTAAAGCTCATCAACATGGGAATGAACAAATCAAACAACAGCACTCAATAGAATACGTTTCCGACCACGAGCACATCGAATAAGCAAGAGCCACACCCATTTATCTAGATCCTAATCCACATTATCCACACCAATTCACAGAAGCAACGAGAACCCGTCAAGAAATCGAACAAAAACCAGACCTTGAAAATGAGAGACTTGCCGATCCTCCCGGCGGGGTGATTGGCGGCGTAAGCCTCCTTGCTCAAATTCCTGGCGCCCATCAAGGCGATCGCGACGGTATCCCCAAAAACCATCTGTATCGCGGTCGAGGTGACGGGGGCGAGGTCGAAGGGGCACAGCTCCCTCTCCAGAGGCAAGTACACGTTCATATCGCAGCATCGCGTCAGCA
The sequence above is drawn from the Eucalyptus grandis isolate ANBG69807.140 chromosome 11, ASM1654582v1, whole genome shotgun sequence genome and encodes:
- the LOC104426568 gene encoding NAC domain-containing protein 21/22, with protein sequence MGLRDIGATLPPGFRFYPSDEELVCHYLYRKIANEEVLKGSLVEVDLHTCEPWQLPEVAKLNATEWYFFSFRDRKYATGYRTNRATISGYWKATGKDRVVHDPSTQEVVGMRKTLVFYQNRAPNGIKTGWIMHEFRLESPHMPPKEDWVLCRVFYKSKEDNAINTLPSPHYTFKEATAASSAPSANFDTSHYISSPNQAFSCGMMTYPQVASLSSTSSSLLSHKPHSTPNLPHQSKGASTKLIDDGYGFMWDMNFGDNSLVGDALPSNLDDMSIDMDGGSVFL
- the LOC104426569 gene encoding probable arabinose 5-phosphate isomerase, with the protein product MGSLPPLPSVYPDQENSPAIAAAAVDEPTLLKLFQSQQSHLNFFFQHLDLPQTLRFTRTLLLKAGAGGTIFFTGVGKSGFVAHKISQTLVSLGIRSGFLPPVDALHGDIGILADRDALVLFSKSGNTEELLRLVPCARAKGAFLIAVTSTEENLLTRCCDMNVYLPLERELCPFDLAPVTSTAIQMVFGDTVAIALMGARNLSKEAYAANHPAGRIGKSLIFKVKDVMKKQNELPICREGDLIMDQLVELTSKGCGCLLVIDEEYHLIGTFTDGDLRRTLKASGEGIFKLTVGEMCNRKPRTIGPDAMAVEAMEKMESPPSPVQFLPVIDHQNVLIGIITLHGLVSAGL